In one window of Ferriphaselus amnicola DNA:
- a CDS encoding diguanylate cyclase domain-containing protein: MLGLAIKRWNSLGVQTKLHILIQGTLIIIFLVSMEWVIARFEAEIARTAEARADETADGLINGMNLLMLTGGISDPANRQLLLSKMQQSEGIQELRIIRGKSVVEQFGPGLPEERAVDEMDREVLRTGKVQFKRLDADGGLPRLRVVVPFIALTNFKGTNCLSCHNTTEGSVNGAASVIVDLSREEAELENIKQWLWLGHIVIQIVLSIIISLFVRVLIVKNIAQPVRKLQLAMAEIQREQDLSRRADVDERNADIGEMARSFNALLESLQQANARLDLFGRMFHSSGEGILITDEHRRIVAVNPAFTDITGYTAEEAIGNNPKLLRSGTQSAAFYREMWSSIDTTGQWHGEIWNRKKSGVVYPQWLAIGVVKNHKGEVLNYIALFSDITKRKEAEQRIEFLAHYDSLTKLPNRALFADRLGQELRAAQRSGKRAALMFLDLDKFKTINDTMGHLAGDQLLQSVAQRLLSCIRQTDTVCRQGGDEFLVLLTEVEAAEDVARVAHKIITAMSEPHLVSGSELIVTFSIGISLYPDHGQDGEEMIKHADAALYMAKESGRNNYKFYQ; this comes from the coding sequence ATGCTGGGTCTTGCAATTAAGCGATGGAATTCTCTGGGTGTGCAGACCAAGCTGCACATTTTGATTCAGGGTACTCTGATCATTATTTTTCTGGTTTCGATGGAGTGGGTGATCGCCCGCTTTGAGGCGGAAATTGCACGAACAGCAGAAGCGCGAGCCGATGAGACCGCCGATGGGCTGATCAATGGTATGAACCTATTGATGCTGACCGGTGGGATATCGGATCCAGCGAATCGCCAGTTGTTGTTAAGCAAGATGCAGCAATCGGAGGGCATTCAAGAGCTACGCATCATTCGTGGTAAAAGTGTCGTTGAGCAATTTGGGCCGGGGTTGCCTGAAGAGCGGGCGGTCGATGAGATGGATCGTGAGGTGCTGCGAACGGGCAAAGTGCAGTTCAAACGCTTGGACGCCGATGGCGGTTTACCTCGGCTGCGCGTGGTCGTGCCCTTCATCGCACTCACCAACTTCAAGGGAACCAACTGTCTTTCTTGCCATAACACGACCGAGGGTAGCGTGAACGGTGCTGCCAGCGTTATCGTGGATTTGTCGCGGGAAGAGGCTGAGCTGGAGAATATTAAGCAGTGGTTGTGGTTAGGTCACATTGTTATCCAGATCGTGCTTTCCATCATCATCTCGTTGTTTGTGCGAGTGTTGATCGTGAAGAATATCGCTCAGCCGGTTCGAAAGTTGCAGTTGGCGATGGCGGAGATTCAGCGAGAGCAAGACCTTTCTAGGCGTGCGGATGTGGACGAGCGAAATGCAGACATCGGCGAGATGGCGCGCAGCTTTAATGCGCTGCTGGAGAGCTTGCAGCAGGCGAATGCCCGCTTGGATCTATTCGGTAGAATGTTCCACAGTAGCGGTGAGGGCATTTTGATCACCGATGAGCATCGTAGGATCGTCGCGGTCAATCCAGCGTTTACTGACATCACCGGCTATACCGCAGAAGAGGCGATCGGTAACAATCCCAAGCTGCTACGTTCGGGTACGCAGTCCGCCGCGTTTTACCGTGAGATGTGGTCAAGTATCGATACCACTGGGCAGTGGCACGGAGAAATATGGAATCGGAAGAAGAGTGGGGTGGTCTATCCCCAGTGGTTGGCAATTGGCGTGGTGAAGAATCATAAGGGTGAGGTGCTCAACTATATCGCCTTGTTCTCAGACATTACCAAACGCAAGGAAGCTGAACAGAGGATCGAGTTCCTTGCGCATTACGACTCATTGACCAAGCTACCTAATAGGGCGTTATTTGCCGATCGTTTAGGGCAAGAGTTACGTGCCGCTCAACGTAGTGGGAAACGAGCCGCTTTGATGTTCCTTGATCTAGACAAATTCAAAACTATCAACGACACCATGGGGCATCTTGCGGGCGACCAGTTACTCCAATCTGTCGCGCAGCGCTTGTTATCCTGCATCCGTCAAACGGATACCGTTTGTCGTCAAGGTGGGGATGAGTTCCTGGTCCTGCTGACGGAGGTGGAGGCTGCAGAGGATGTGGCGCGGGTGGCGCATAAAATTATTACGGCCATGTCGGAGCCTCATCTAGTCAGCGGGAGCGAACTGATCGTCACGTTCAGTATCGGCATCAGCCTCTATCCCGACCATGGGCAGGATGGCGAAGAAATGATTAAGCATGCTGATGCCGCGCTATATATGGCTAAAGAGTCTGGGCGAAACAACTATAAGTTTTACCAGTGA
- the orn gene encoding oligoribonuclease produces the protein MAQNQNHLIWLDMEMTGLSPENDRIIEIAMVITDGNLETVAEAPVLVVHQSDAVLDGMDNWNKSTHGKSGLIDKVKASALSEAEVEVQMLAFLKEYVPARTSPMCGNSICQDRRFMARWMPALEDYFHYRNLDVSTLKELARRWKPEVAQGLKKHGKHEALADIYESINEMKHYREHFIKL, from the coding sequence ATGGCACAGAATCAGAATCATCTAATATGGCTGGATATGGAAATGACCGGTCTTTCCCCAGAAAACGACCGCATCATCGAGATCGCCATGGTGATCACTGACGGCAATCTGGAAACAGTCGCCGAAGCGCCGGTGCTGGTAGTGCATCAGTCGGACGCGGTGCTGGATGGTATGGATAACTGGAACAAGTCCACTCACGGAAAATCAGGCCTGATCGATAAGGTGAAGGCTTCCGCGTTGAGCGAGGCTGAGGTCGAAGTGCAGATGCTGGCGTTCCTTAAAGAGTATGTGCCCGCGCGGACTTCGCCGATGTGCGGCAACTCCATTTGCCAAGATCGCCGTTTCATGGCGCGTTGGATGCCTGCATTAGAAGACTATTTCCACTATCGCAATCTCGACGTCAGCACACTCAAAGAACTAGCCCGTCGCTGGAAGCCGGAAGTGGCACAAGGATTGAAAAAACACGGCAAGCACGAGGCGTTGGCCGACATTTACGAATCTATCAACGAAATGAAGCATTACCGTGAGCATTTCATCAAGCTTTAG
- a CDS encoding M48 family metallopeptidase, whose amino-acid sequence MTASQFSLLFVIALLLTTGAKLWLARRHLAHVTRNRAAVPVVFQERITLDAHQKAADYTAAKTQLALFASSFDGLVLLAFTLGGGIQFIADFWQSRFDSPIALGMAIIVSVMMLTSLLEMPFGLYRTFVIESHFGFNKMTFALYLVDALKGTLIGAVLGLPLLYGVLWLMDRMGEDWWLYVWTVWVTFNLLILFIYPSFIAPLFNKFQPMQDEVLKSRIEALLAKCGFTSSGLFVMDGSRRSSHGNAYFTGFGKTKRIVFFDTLLQRLSPSEIEAVLAHELGHFKRRHVVQRIVLTFALSLVFLWVLAQLMHSDWFYLGLGVTPSSSSGQAASTALALLLFFMVMPMFSFLLHPLSSAFSRRHEFQADAYAAAQTNARDLSSALVKLYQDNAATLTPDPLYSTFYDSHPPALARIAHLQTLQGESI is encoded by the coding sequence ATGACTGCCTCCCAATTCTCGCTATTGTTTGTCATTGCCCTGCTGCTCACGACTGGCGCAAAACTATGGCTAGCACGCCGTCATCTGGCGCATGTCACCCGTAACCGCGCTGCGGTGCCCGTTGTTTTTCAGGAACGTATCACACTGGACGCCCACCAAAAGGCGGCCGACTACACCGCAGCCAAGACCCAACTTGCCCTGTTCGCCAGCAGTTTCGATGGTTTAGTGCTGCTCGCCTTCACCTTGGGCGGCGGCATCCAGTTCATTGCTGATTTCTGGCAAAGTCGATTCGACTCGCCCATCGCACTGGGCATGGCCATCATCGTTTCCGTGATGATGCTGACCTCTCTGTTGGAAATGCCGTTCGGTCTGTATCGCACCTTCGTCATCGAATCCCACTTCGGCTTCAACAAAATGACATTCGCGCTGTACTTGGTCGATGCCCTCAAAGGGACGCTGATCGGCGCTGTGCTCGGCCTGCCGCTGCTCTACGGCGTATTGTGGCTGATGGATCGCATGGGCGAAGACTGGTGGCTGTACGTATGGACGGTGTGGGTGACCTTTAACCTTTTGATCTTGTTCATCTACCCCAGCTTCATCGCACCACTGTTCAACAAGTTTCAGCCCATGCAGGACGAGGTGCTGAAATCACGCATCGAGGCGCTGCTAGCCAAGTGTGGATTCACCAGCAGCGGGCTATTCGTGATGGACGGCTCGCGCCGCAGCTCGCACGGCAACGCCTATTTCACCGGCTTCGGAAAAACCAAGCGCATCGTGTTCTTCGACACCTTGCTGCAACGCCTGTCGCCGTCCGAGATCGAGGCCGTTCTGGCACATGAACTCGGTCACTTCAAGCGCCGCCATGTGGTACAACGTATCGTGCTGACGTTCGCACTCAGCCTCGTCTTTTTGTGGGTATTGGCGCAACTGATGCACTCGGATTGGTTCTATCTGGGCTTGGGTGTCACCCCTTCGTCAAGCTCAGGACAGGCAGCCTCCACGGCGCTGGCATTGCTGCTGTTCTTCATGGTGATGCCGATGTTCAGCTTCTTGCTACACCCACTGTCTTCGGCTTTTTCACGCCGCCACGAGTTCCAGGCCGATGCTTACGCTGCTGCCCAGACTAATGCACGAGACCTCAGCAGCGCACTGGTCAAACTGTATCAGGACAACGCAGCCACGCTGACCCCCGACCCGCTCTACTCCACGTTCTACGATTCGCACCCGCCCGCGCTGGCACGCATCGCCCATCTACAAACCTTACAAGGAGAATCGATATGA
- a CDS encoding c-type cytochrome translates to MRLLTALMFMALASTAIANPFPNGNADTGKKLFDKNKCSSCHVAMLGGDGSAIFTRPNRKVGTAQQMLTQMEACSAAAGITLSADDKQHLGAYLNRYYNFK, encoded by the coding sequence ATGAGACTGCTCACCGCTTTGATGTTCATGGCTCTGGCAAGCACAGCAATAGCCAACCCCTTCCCCAATGGCAATGCCGACACCGGCAAAAAACTGTTCGACAAGAACAAGTGCTCCAGTTGCCACGTCGCCATGCTGGGCGGTGATGGCAGCGCGATCTTTACCCGTCCGAATCGCAAGGTCGGCACAGCGCAGCAGATGCTGACGCAGATGGAGGCCTGCTCTGCCGCTGCTGGCATCACGCTGTCGGCAGACGATAAGCAGCACCTCGGCGCTTACCTCAACCGTTATTACAACTTCAAGTGA
- the rsgA gene encoding ribosome small subunit-dependent GTPase A, with amino-acid sequence MSQPILGQIVAAFGRQYLVKLPDGEAIACVPRGKKSEAVCGDQVEIQRTAAATSDQSTGSQGVIDRILPRTSLLHRSDAFREKLIAANVTQIVIVVASEPSFSDELLTRCLIAAQDQDLNVLIVLNKCDLAEAAAAARVRLEPYRAIGYRIVELTALENAAPLLPLLQGHQSVLVGQSGMGKSTLINALLPDAQAATREISTALDSGKHTTTHAKLYRLDAQSSLIDCPGVQAFGLHHLDKTDIAAGFVEFSPYRGQCRFYNCRHQTEPGCALTEAVKQGKIDARRLQLFQSISGAQR; translated from the coding sequence GTGAGTCAGCCCATCCTCGGCCAGATCGTCGCCGCTTTCGGTCGCCAATATCTGGTCAAACTGCCGGATGGCGAAGCGATCGCCTGTGTGCCGCGCGGAAAAAAAAGTGAGGCCGTATGTGGCGATCAGGTCGAGATCCAGCGCACGGCGGCAGCCACGTCCGATCAATCCACCGGCTCGCAAGGGGTGATCGACCGCATCTTGCCTCGTACAAGTCTGCTGCATCGCTCCGATGCCTTCCGTGAAAAATTGATTGCCGCCAACGTGACGCAAATCGTCATCGTCGTCGCCAGCGAGCCCTCATTCAGCGACGAACTGCTAACGCGCTGCCTAATCGCCGCACAAGATCAAGACCTGAATGTACTGATCGTGCTCAACAAGTGTGACCTGGCCGAAGCAGCTGCAGCCGCTCGCGTCCGACTGGAGCCGTATCGCGCCATCGGCTATCGCATCGTGGAACTGACTGCGCTCGAAAACGCTGCACCGCTGCTACCGCTACTGCAAGGTCATCAAAGCGTACTAGTCGGTCAGTCCGGCATGGGAAAATCCACTCTTATCAACGCCCTGCTGCCGGATGCTCAAGCCGCCACTCGCGAGATCTCGACAGCGCTAGATTCCGGCAAGCACACAACCACCCACGCAAAGCTATACCGGCTGGATGCGCAGAGTAGCTTAATCGACTGTCCCGGCGTACAAGCGTTCGGCCTGCATCACTTGGACAAAACCGACATCGCGGCTGGATTCGTGGAGTTTTCGCCCTATCGTGGACAGTGCCGCTTCTATAACTGCCGTCATCAGACGGAACCGGGCTGTGCGCTGACCGAGGCGGTCAAGCAAGGAAAGATAGACGCGCGCCGCTTGCAGTTGTTTCAGAGCATCAGCGGCGCGCAGAGATAA
- a CDS encoding CZB domain-containing protein, with protein sequence MRIFDWLKKLGGGGNPASSDMSGELVFDAGKEEFGGLNFKTAIDAHMKWKMRLSAVIDGTSTEQLDPDVIGRDDQCVLGKWIHGEGGRNYEDSMLFLKLRDDHATFHRCAANVLREALTGDKEQARIMLTTGEYSRASMHVTSALAKLYARYMS encoded by the coding sequence ATGCGTATTTTTGATTGGTTGAAGAAACTTGGCGGTGGCGGGAATCCAGCAAGCTCTGACATGTCGGGTGAGTTGGTGTTCGATGCTGGTAAGGAAGAGTTCGGAGGCCTGAACTTCAAGACGGCGATCGATGCTCACATGAAGTGGAAGATGCGCTTGTCAGCCGTGATTGACGGTACCAGCACCGAACAGCTAGATCCTGATGTCATCGGGCGCGACGACCAGTGCGTGTTGGGCAAGTGGATCCACGGTGAAGGCGGCCGCAACTATGAGGACAGTATGTTGTTCTTGAAATTGCGAGATGATCACGCAACCTTCCATCGCTGTGCGGCCAATGTGTTGAGAGAGGCGCTCACTGGCGATAAGGAACAGGCTCGCATTATGCTGACTACGGGCGAATATTCGCGTGCATCGATGCACGTCACCAGTGCGCTAGCGAAACTTTACGCGCGCTACATGTCCTGA
- a CDS encoding ATP-dependent DNA helicase: protein MSPEKLSSLFDPEGALAAHISGFRPRAQQLELAQAILSAIQSNGQLIAEAGTGTGKTFAYLVPALLAGGKVIISTGTKNLQDQLFQKDLPTVRDALQAPVSVALLKGRSNYVCHYHLARAQSDGRFATREDVRHLGKIAQYAKITQSGDKSGLADVPENAPVWMQVTSTRDNCLGQECPQHEDCFVLKARKEAMKADVVVVNHHLFFADVMLRDEGVAELLPACNTVIFDEAHQLPETASLFFGESISTSQLMDLARDARLEAATSAKDFLPLPLAADALDKAARDLRLVFKKEGRLAAIATESFKDFSPALKTLNEKLNHLAGLLEKQAERSEGLESCWQRAQALAQQLKQWQDGDVPDKVRWLEIFHHSMQLNTTPLSIAEIFAKQIDGHPRAWIFTSATLAVKQDFGHYQAEMGLLEARTECWDSPFNYQEQALLYVPPALPEPNSEGYTEAVVQAALPLIEASKGRAFLLFTSLRAMQRAYEILVAEFDRKNLKYPLMMQGDGSRNELLSRFREHGNAVLLGSQSFWEGVDVRGEALSLVVIDKLPFAPPDDPVLAARIAELNKQGRNAFMEYQLPRTVINLKQGAGRLIRDETDRGVLMICDPRLISKHYGKRIWQSLPPFKRTREEAVAVAFFDVPN from the coding sequence ATTTCGCCTGAAAAACTTTCTAGCTTGTTCGACCCAGAGGGTGCGCTGGCAGCACACATCAGCGGCTTCCGCCCACGTGCGCAACAGCTCGAATTGGCGCAAGCCATCTTGTCTGCGATCCAGAGCAACGGTCAACTCATCGCCGAGGCAGGTACGGGTACTGGCAAGACTTTTGCCTACCTCGTCCCCGCATTATTGGCAGGCGGCAAGGTCATCATTTCCACCGGCACCAAGAACCTGCAAGACCAGCTATTCCAGAAAGACTTGCCCACAGTGCGCGATGCACTGCAAGCGCCGGTATCCGTGGCGCTGCTCAAAGGGCGATCCAACTACGTCTGCCATTACCATCTGGCGCGTGCCCAGTCGGATGGCCGATTCGCTACGCGCGAGGACGTGCGCCATCTGGGTAAGATCGCACAGTATGCGAAGATCACCCAATCCGGCGACAAGAGCGGATTGGCCGACGTGCCGGAGAACGCGCCAGTGTGGATGCAAGTCACCTCGACGCGCGATAACTGCCTAGGTCAGGAGTGCCCGCAGCATGAGGATTGTTTCGTGCTCAAGGCGCGCAAAGAAGCGATGAAGGCCGACGTGGTGGTGGTCAACCATCACCTATTCTTTGCCGATGTGATGCTACGCGACGAAGGCGTGGCGGAACTCCTGCCCGCCTGCAACACCGTCATCTTCGATGAGGCGCACCAGCTACCGGAAACCGCAAGTCTGTTCTTCGGTGAAAGCATCTCAACCTCGCAACTGATGGACTTGGCACGCGATGCTCGGCTGGAAGCCGCAACCTCAGCCAAGGACTTTTTACCGTTGCCGCTGGCCGCCGACGCACTGGACAAAGCCGCGCGCGATTTGCGACTGGTATTCAAAAAAGAAGGTCGTCTAGCCGCCATCGCCACGGAAAGTTTCAAGGACTTTTCGCCCGCACTGAAAACACTGAACGAAAAACTGAACCATCTCGCCGGACTGCTGGAAAAACAAGCCGAGCGCAGCGAAGGTCTGGAGAGTTGCTGGCAACGCGCACAAGCTTTGGCGCAGCAACTGAAGCAATGGCAAGACGGCGACGTGCCTGACAAGGTGCGCTGGCTGGAGATCTTCCACCACTCCATGCAGCTCAACACTACGCCGCTTTCGATCGCCGAAATCTTCGCCAAGCAGATCGATGGCCATCCGCGCGCGTGGATCTTCACCTCGGCCACACTGGCGGTGAAGCAGGATTTCGGTCATTACCAAGCCGAGATGGGTTTGCTGGAAGCGCGTACCGAGTGCTGGGACAGCCCGTTCAATTATCAGGAACAAGCGCTGCTCTACGTACCGCCAGCCCTGCCGGAGCCGAACAGCGAAGGCTACACCGAGGCGGTGGTACAAGCCGCCCTGCCCTTGATCGAAGCCAGCAAGGGACGTGCATTCCTGCTATTCACTAGCCTGCGTGCCATGCAGCGCGCCTACGAAATCTTGGTCGCCGAGTTTGACCGCAAAAATCTGAAATACCCACTGATGATGCAAGGAGATGGCTCGCGCAACGAGCTGTTGTCGCGCTTCCGCGAGCATGGCAATGCGGTGCTGCTGGGCAGCCAATCGTTCTGGGAGGGCGTAGATGTGCGCGGCGAAGCGCTGTCACTGGTGGTGATCGACAAGCTGCCGTTCGCGCCGCCGGACGATCCGGTATTGGCAGCGCGCATCGCGGAGCTGAACAAGCAAGGTCGCAACGCCTTCATGGAGTACCAGTTGCCGCGCACCGTGATCAACCTCAAGCAAGGTGCTGGGCGCTTGATCCGCGACGAAACGGATCGCGGCGTACTGATGATCTGCGACCCGCGCTTGATCTCAAAACACTACGGCAAGCGCATCTGGCAAAGCCTGCCACCTTTCAAGCGCACGCGAGAAGAAGCCGTGGCTGTGGCATTTTTTGATGTACCGAATTGA
- a CDS encoding two-component system response regulator has translation MENLVTVRARVLVVDDLPLNIEILSEALERDFDVQFATSGSEALALIEKMPPDIILLDVMMPDMNGYEVCRRIKENPLSSHIPVIFVTAKTSNRDQELGFQVGAVDYITKPFSLPIVCARVAIHVNLKRAEERLVNLANFDVLTHLPNRSLMLDRLQQGMAQVRRNDSLLAVCFMDLDDFKPINDRYGHNVGDDLLVAMAGRLGEAVRAGDTVARIGGDEFIILLSSLRDLNEVEPAVDRILKAVALPFTVQNLELTVSASIGLTVFPLDEADGDALLRHADAAMYEAKQRGRNRFHLYDNKLDHQIQQRYREQERVKEALHNQEFCLYYQPKVSLRSGEVIGMEALLRWQHPERGLVGPYEFLPLVESTDLIVEVGEWVLDHALAQIRQWQLAGFTIPVSVNVAARQMQQAEFVEHIREILARYPDVPAISIEMEILETAALEIIRGAQIIRNTVDSLGITFALDDFGTGYSSLAYLKKLPVSTLKVDQSFVRDMLHDSEDQAIIGGIIQLAKVFRRKVVAEGVETAEHAAKLLELGCDFAQGFGIARPMPGEQVLDWIRVWQSEHGNIA, from the coding sequence GTGGAAAACTTGGTAACCGTGCGGGCGCGAGTGTTGGTGGTTGACGATCTGCCGCTTAACATTGAAATTCTGAGTGAGGCATTGGAGCGTGATTTCGACGTTCAGTTTGCTACCTCGGGCAGTGAAGCGCTGGCACTGATCGAAAAAATGCCTCCGGATATCATTCTGCTGGATGTGATGATGCCTGACATGAATGGTTATGAAGTGTGCCGGAGAATCAAGGAGAATCCACTCAGTAGTCACATTCCAGTGATCTTCGTCACCGCCAAGACTTCCAATCGCGATCAGGAGTTGGGGTTCCAGGTTGGCGCAGTGGACTACATCACCAAGCCGTTCAGCCTCCCCATCGTTTGCGCCCGCGTTGCGATTCACGTCAATTTGAAGCGGGCCGAGGAGCGATTGGTGAATCTGGCTAACTTCGATGTGCTCACTCACCTACCCAACCGTTCGTTGATGCTTGATCGCTTACAACAGGGCATGGCGCAGGTTAGGCGGAATGACAGTTTGTTGGCGGTCTGCTTTATGGATCTGGATGATTTTAAGCCGATCAATGATCGTTATGGCCATAACGTAGGGGATGATCTGCTGGTGGCGATGGCGGGTAGATTGGGTGAGGCGGTGCGGGCGGGTGATACGGTGGCACGCATAGGTGGCGACGAGTTCATCATTTTGCTTTCAAGTTTGCGCGACCTGAACGAGGTCGAGCCAGCAGTGGATCGTATCCTGAAGGCGGTGGCCTTACCTTTCACGGTGCAGAATCTGGAGCTGACGGTGTCGGCCAGTATCGGTCTGACCGTTTTTCCATTGGACGAGGCCGATGGTGATGCTTTGTTGCGTCACGCAGACGCGGCGATGTATGAAGCCAAACAGCGCGGTCGTAATCGCTTCCACCTTTATGACAATAAGCTGGATCATCAGATTCAGCAACGTTACCGTGAGCAGGAGCGAGTCAAAGAGGCGCTTCATAATCAGGAATTCTGTTTGTACTACCAACCCAAAGTTAGTCTGCGCAGCGGCGAAGTGATTGGTATGGAAGCACTATTGCGCTGGCAACATCCAGAGCGTGGCCTAGTCGGACCTTATGAATTCTTACCCTTGGTTGAATCGACAGATCTGATCGTCGAAGTCGGAGAGTGGGTGCTGGATCACGCTCTGGCGCAGATTAGGCAATGGCAGCTCGCTGGATTTACCATTCCAGTGAGTGTCAATGTGGCGGCCCGGCAGATGCAGCAAGCCGAGTTCGTCGAGCATATCCGCGAGATACTGGCACGCTATCCTGATGTGCCAGCGATCTCCATCGAAATGGAGATATTGGAAACCGCAGCATTGGAGATCATTCGGGGTGCTCAGATTATTCGCAACACAGTGGATAGTTTGGGCATTACGTTTGCGCTCGATGACTTTGGTACGGGTTACTCATCCTTGGCTTATCTAAAGAAACTACCGGTGAGCACGCTCAAGGTCGATCAAAGTTTTGTACGCGATATGCTGCACGATAGCGAAGACCAAGCCATCATCGGTGGCATCATACAATTGGCCAAGGTGTTTAGACGCAAGGTGGTAGCCGAAGGGGTGGAAACGGCGGAACACGCCGCCAAGCTGTTGGAACTAGGCTGTGATTTTGCTCAAGGGTTCGGCATCGCCCGACCCATGCCGGGCGAGCAGGTGTTGGACTGGATTAGGGTCTGGCAGAGCGAGCACGGCAACATTGCCTGA